In Dioscorea cayenensis subsp. rotundata cultivar TDr96_F1 unplaced genomic scaffold, TDr96_F1_v2_PseudoChromosome.rev07_lg8_w22 25.fasta BLBR01001539.1, whole genome shotgun sequence, the genomic stretch TGGagtcggcgagtcggcgaccgcaaagtacccactcgctTTTACGACATGGAAAACCCCACGgcaaaaaaacaaggaagcgtcgattgcgtgCTGCTCTATGTcatcgcggtttatcgagcaattactttggggtgagaagctacggctaccgcgaGATAGGCGTTCACTTacgagattaaagtatgttactgCGTACTTAAGGAGGGGGAGAGCGAcaggcgtccatgagaaaggggatCGTCggagcgggttaaatttttgtttttcgcGAGcaggacttgtatatgtcaacatcaattttgttttcgaatgtaaaccaggacaaattcaattcattgttttcatttttcgttaaacatgacttgtatatgtcaatgtaaattttgtttgttttcaattgtaaagcaggtttaattccattcagtttcatttcattgtttaatttacattgtgattgtttacatttcagtttaattatttaactttaccatatatcgtttaaatatcagtttgaaacatttaaaattacaggttctctgtttaacataacactgtctctgtttaaataactgataacactgtaaagaataagagtttaataaatatatgaaaaattggcaGTCAGttcaaattgtttctctttagaagtcagcttatttacaatgcctagtcggcgacagttttattacaagatctacgattgtgaccggatccatggcgtggtgcgatgtaacttcgcggacatcaaactctttgcgactcgatcctctttcgtctagggaCGCCCTAGTGCGCTTCTCGTCACAGTGATcataagcgaagctcacgatttccgatCCGAAGGCCTCGTCATCgttgggtatggggaatatagcttccttatacgcccgatttgtaattatcgacggtgaagtagccgctaataaatcgatgagcGTTGGTGTCCATccgcattattgcagcgcaagcgtgtttgcaagggataccataaacttgccaccttcgacatgaacaagttttgatggcaagatctacaaaGTTGCTACTACTCGGTCGATCACTGTAGCGATCGTCGACACTAACGACTCAACCACGAAGATTtcgctatcctcaacaattatctctaccttgaatgtatgtctgggcataagtaggtctcccatttgtttgctTGCTCACGCCGATTatataacatgcgcatcaacttgaacctgcaaaTAACGTTAAACAAAGATAGTGATGTTTAAATAATTCagaaacatgtttaaacattattgtaaaaagTTAAACGATAAGATCAATATCTAATGTCGGAGaagtctaattaaacaaagatggaaaaattttaaagggtaacactaaatgttaactGTAAATCAaaattcgcagaccttatggagtcgaccattttcgtcaccggtaaatgacgagcttctttgatccaagcattgaacgactccgcgacatttgaatacatctcaccccaacgatcacctctgaacagatattTCGACCAATGTGTCATAttcgatttattaatcaaccagtgatgagcttcgggtgatgtggcctgcagttcattcacggtatcatcgaaatctttagccgtggatgcccacgcaatgcggaagcatatcaaccagcactcctccctgaatgccttcccaagtctaacattggctttcataaaattggcctccaaatgtcgaagacagtatgcatgtggtgaagaagggaagactctcgcaattgcgtttaCAAGGCCCTTCGACTGCGTCGAcagaaggtaattatctcatgataatctccttcctcgtgataaaagcatcgcctaacttagatatgaaccaagtccaattggcatcggtctcggttatcgactataccgaaggcgacgtggaaaaaaccattgtttccatctttccatgtggcacccagtagggtaccccgatattttccaaggaggtgtgtaccatcgagaaacagcagacgacctcgcaagccctcttgaaatcccacaatacacgtcCGAAAGAAAACgaatgcacgctttaaaacgatcaccgtctctttccacgatcgcaacgtcgccggatttgtctcagcccaccttatccacataccaaagcaaacatcatagtcggagatgtcaccgctgccgaggaccacccgggtatgctctttttcccaaccaagcctcgcttgtatggtatgtggacaccatgttcccgcaacatgtccttctgaatgtcgatggccttgtacaagggcccgtccttgagcttctgaatcactcgtgcgcttacccattttttggacgctttcggatgtgacgccgaacccatgccaccaccgcaagtgtgtgacgggttgattgtcttgattctgaaagtatttttattatactcttttgaagcatgaaggcgccaacgacaaccatcggcagcgcattccacagtcacccgatgtttttcgttatttatgaatttgaagtcgaaattccgtttgattgcatgatttcgaagtacgtccctgaaatgttcaacaccgtcaaaacATTGTCTaatatccaacgacagcacttcagaatgatctgacgaggaaggaagacatcccacaccgccgtggtcaccatgggattGAACAGGGAGCACTCACGAGAATCgaattccccgccaacacttcaccaaatgaaaagatcaatatgttaatggagaatataatatttaagggataatgccaatatttaaacgttaaattaaatacttaaaccgTTACCAATTAACGTAAATGaatagtacaatatgttaagcaGTAactgacatatttaaacaataatgaacccatacaactggatcaaataaaagagaaggaacttacaacgagtaaaactcattttcattaggattccgcaatggcacattgtctgtctcgacaacaagatcaactacaccgcatttgaagatggagtgcacgctGACACATTCTGCCgaagtcaacatcattttctattgacaaaaccgcttttatatccatctggtgtgataaacttcaccctgacaagggaaacttcgagaccccatcgctcacatatctcagctaacaccaactcccaagaagtctgagtcgtgaacattagcactcttccctccccgttgaatctagcaataccgcaaaaattctccataatatatcggccgaaaaccaaatcgtacaaaccaaatgaaatgaagaacaaaaagaagacgaagaagaagaaaaagaagatgtaaacaacaaacaacagtcagataggcaaacaaaaaagtgcacagttgtatgcatagaggatagactagacgtgatgtgatgtgattgggcggtatttttccctccatcccaagggcaaaaagggaaatatatgtcaatgtcgcgaggaagacatattgtcatcgctcgaatgaaagttctcaccctcaacatgagtctctgctTAAACGtcagctttttttatgtttaaacgtatacatatagtgtttaaaataacggtttaactttttttaactaaagtctatatcacgtaaataatatgtaaaaccgctttaaacatctttatgtatgtgattaaacaccgttgtcattgtttaaaagagtaaatcgattattgtatAACTCGCtttgtattgtttacaatgccgtttcTTTGTTAtgtcttttgtttaaaatttgaaaaatacaaatctctgataacattcttattcaatattaactttatttttgctctgctttaaatttcatttttactcgctttaacattttcttatgaagtatcaactaattacaatgaaatgtacttaaaatacaaatctctgataaaaatatatttaatacaatacaatacaaatattcatttttattattaaatatcagtaATTACAAAACTGACCatcacttaaaatacaaatctcgataaaaaatagaatgtaagacaatacaaaaattctccgctttaagcttcaaactctccgCTTAACGCACGACGTAAGCTTCACTCGACGATCATCGCTTTATAGATCAAGTACACCTTTTGAATACGGGTGTCTCACAACACTCGCTCTGTCCCATGCACACATTTTTTATCgatcaagttctttttaaaggatatgtgatgTAACCTTCTTCTCGTAATCATCCGCAATCAACTTGAGTGAAACTTTTTTTCTGACCCAAGGCTAAACACACTTCCGTCATTGTTCACCCGTAGAGTAGAGCAAGaaggcgagcatttcgacttggacaagaaaaaaaagttttcaccTACAGGCTGTTTAGGGAtgacaagaggaaaacaatcatgacacatcccTCGTAAAAAGTCTATGATCttaaaaatgtggtttgaatggagCGTAACGTCGCAACACCAAAATGTTCGACTCGACTGTGACGCaccatcacacaagaagaagaggaagaggaagaggagtggtTGCACCAAAGAGAGTATGTTCAAtcgaaatggttcttccttcccatttatatCGCGAAATCCAACACCGCCGCCGCTTCGGCTccgatttttatgtgcgacAGCAGTGGAAACGCTGGGTAATCGAGCTGCATTAATTACGCTCGAGACCGCCGCCACCATCGCGTAGTATATTTTtaagtgaataaaaaaatacgatTAAAcgataaaagaacaaatttaaacatagaagccaatatttaaaccataatgtatatatttaaatttaaagttcaatatttaaacaatactaagaagtatatacacaatgccctACTCAAGAATGATTCATCACGACGATCCGCGATCGCGACTCGAAGCGTGGTAATGGCTACAACACAACTTATGGACCGGAAGGGTGGTAATGGCTAAAACGCAACTCACCGGCCCCTGGACgctacgactcgatcctctagATCTCAAGCAATAGACAAAaactccataatttaatcggaagagctaaaaattgagtacaccaaatgagaagaagaaaaagaagaacaagaataagaacaagaacaagaagaatcaAGATATGAGCACCCTAAACTttatttgagaaaaagcaagcgaGAGGCATtggaaaactatgcataaagttcGGACACGATATGACTGGGCTCTATTTTTTCCctcttttgcaagggcaaaaagaaatttcatatcatggacccacttcaacttcaCCATGCGAGGTTAaagggaatgtaaaatataacgtaGGGTTGTccgggtgtgcaaaagttgagGGTGGGTTTTTggaaagtttttgaaaaatgacgatgggtgaacagtaattttcccttgtAATATTTATTCTAATTTCAATACTATTCATCAAccttgttatttatttagtatttctAACTTTTTATTACTTTGGAAACTAGAAGAAGATATtcgtttctttttattatttttattactattattattattattatttttgttatttttactgtatttttatttgagtaGATTACTATATACTTTATAGAATTTTTTagtctattatttaaaaattaaaaataaaaagttgtaTTGAATcgtgataaaatatatattatagaaatctttttctagttcttttaaaatcaaataaaaatacttttaaaaatcccTACCAATTTTTCTAAATAAGTCTCTCAAACTTTTCcattactttaaaaatatttattttttaaaaatccaacaTCAAGCATCtttcttatttataaaattatatttatctttcatCTCCTACTACGAGCTCACCTTAGACACAGCTTCTGTATGAGCACATAAAGATTGTCGAGCTAAGATTGCCCTAACTTCAGCTTTGATGCAATCTTTATGTAAGTAAGTTTGCCAAATCACCACAATTAGATTATCTAAACTATAAACTGAAGCCTTTGTTAGAGGTAGCCGAGTGCACAAATTTTGGTCTTGCCTTCAATGTGAGCTCAATTGATGAATTTATCATAgtgttatctatttttatatgctaactaaaaaaaaaatttataggctAAAAATGTAGGTGGAAGTTAAGTATAAATGTGatatagaaattttaaatatatttaaatagagttttaaaaaaaggattaaaTGGGTAtgacttttaaatttaatgatttattggTTAGTTCAAAATATCATATGGTTCACTAGgatgtttgaaatttttggaaGGACATCATTGTcctttttatgtaaaaaaataaagatcaaacaggggtttataaatataaaaattatcaaaaatccTAGGaacaaaaccaagcaaaatttaCAACAAACTCATACGCATTtattaaatcaataataaattaaaaaaaggatgaCATTTATGTTAGTTGGGTCCTATTATATTCCAAAACCTTTTAGACTTACAGGAGATTCCCTTCACTTTTTGAGTTGGAGGAAAATGAAATATCAAACTTTtggttgaaatttttatttaaactgtTCTTGCCAtccaatcaaataataaaatataatataataaaaacttgcATAATTGTCAAATTGAGATACTTTTGGTTATAAAagaatttcaataatttttttttcaaaataaataaataaataaatacaataacataaaataaacttATTATCATGAAAATTACCCCAAAATATGCCAATTCTTTTTTAACTcaaatgattttataaatacCTAGTAATTAGATACgataaaacattatataaaGACTATCACTTATatgaaaactattttaaaagcgggcattaattttgattaattatcctAAATTTCACTCATCTCTTTAATATCAAAACAACCTGTTTGATGTATAATATCTTTTAATGATGtacaattttatataattttttttcaaatttttatgtcTTTAACTTAGattgaaacaaataatttaaatgctGTAAATGATCACTTAGTCTATTAAGATAGGATTTTCTTACACAAAGTGGTTGtatcatgttaaaaaaatgaatttaaacttTAACTTAAATAGGATGAGGGCACAACTATAttgaaaaattgattttatatttgtgcATGCCCTCAACATATGACTtatttacattaaattaaaaataaaacaatgaatatgTTTTGGGTATCACTAATATTATGTTGCATATGACCAAAAAATCCTAAATAACACACATCaattaaatacatttttttctCGTCATCCACTCCACAATCACATGTGGTATagagtaaaaaataaaagtaatattttcAGCATCACATTcaccttatgtttttttaatagagtAATTCTCCTCCGCCTGATCGAGAATACTTCTGTTGCTTTTTAGTGGTCTTTATCTTCTCAATCTTCATtcatccttttgttttattatttccattcgtttgtttcatttttgaaaaagtggataaaccacaaacaTTAAATAGAAAAGAGGGAGCCGAAGCTCTACATAGGATAACCACCAGAGGTGGTAAGGGAAgagaacaacaaaacaaaaagccgcagaaaagaaaaaaccctAAAGGAGGAATCCTTTAGGGGCTACAAAAACAAAGACCACGAGCTAGATCTCGCCAGGGGGAGACGGGTCCGACGACAGGGTGAACTGCCCCGAGTCTCTTGAGCTCAGGAAATCCAGGCTCCTCTTGATCTTGGACACTGGCTCATCAAGCTTCGCCTTCTTTGACTCAGGAGCTGCATTGAACCAAGAAATTAACATGCATACAATTTTTAGGATAATGGAGACAAATGGGAGACAAATAGAATTGAAAATGCGAGCATTTCTTTCAGTCCAGATATGCCAAATGATAGCTCTCACAAGCAAGTCCCAAAAAGGAAGCAGAGTTTTAGGCAACCTGCTCCTCCAGTCTCCCCAAAGGTCCTTGAGAGACCTAGGAAGATAAAAAATCCCAAAGAGCTGACCAAAGTAGCTCCAAATATGCAGGGAAAAAGGGCAAAAGAGGAGGAGATGATCAGCGGTTTCTACCGCCGCATGACACAACACACAAGTGGTAGAATGAAGCGAATTACATCTACGCAGGGCTAAGTTCTCGAGTGTCAGAATCTTGTTAGCCCAAGCTAACCAGTTgaaaagattgattttttttgggcAAACCCCCCTCAGAATGACAGGTGTTTTGTTACACCGAAGACCTCCATCATTCAAGAAATTATAAAAGGCTTTAACACTGAATCTGCCATTTGCGGTGAGAGTCCAACTTTTTTCATCCATCCCATTGGATAAGCGCAAGCTAAGCTAGTCATCGacatcattgtttttttacgatgcaatttttctatttttttatgtctatttattgtgtttttctgtttttctctCTCGTAGTCTGTTTTGTGTCTGTTTGTCtgtttttggtttgatttttctaataaatcccTGCTAATccactatatttaaaaatatatatattaatcttattCCCAAAGAAGTTCTTAAATGGAATATTTTCCGTGAATAAGTATTATAACAAGGACTTCAGTGAAAATTGGTTATATAAACCATTAAAAagatccctttttttttcaagaaggATAGAGCTAAGCGGAGGACGCTGCTCTCAGAGCGCTTCAACTCCGACCATCTTTTCCGGCGCCAGCGGTGGCCATGGCTGGCCTGATCCTCCTGGACATGGCCCTCTCCTTTCTGTGGGTCTGGGCTGGTGCCCTTTCCAAGCTTCTGATCTACGATTACCTCGGCGTCCACCATTACCCCGACGCTGATGTCCTGAAGATCGTCGTCGGCGTCACTTATATGTTCTTTTTCGCTTGGCTCACCGACCATACCGGCGGCGCCTCCTACAACCCCCTCACCGTGTTCTCCTCTGCATTCTCCTCCGGCGTCAAAGGCTTCTTTTTCGTCGTCTTTGTCCGCATCCCCTCTCAGGTctgatactttttttttctttctttgtttgcttCTCTTTGAGATTTTCCTTGATTTCTGGGCGTTGTTGGTACAGATGAGCAATTCCAAGTTTGATTTCCAATGTTTGTATTTGATTTCACGCCCAACATTTAtatgggagaaaaaaaaatatttctcttgtaaaaatttgggaaaaaaagaagCTTGATTTCTGAAATCAGGTTAATAGTTCTGAGAAATTCATGGGGCGATTGTATGCTTGATATTGACGAGAGAAGTATGCACTAATATCTAACATTCAGGTTCAGAAAGTTTGTGAAATTAGTTGTCTCAATTGTGGTTGTTGGGTTGGctgttctttgtgttttttatgattatgagattatttttaattatgctGCATTAATGCCAGCTATCTTCTAAAGttggtttctttttttagtttgagTGTCATATTTTCTCACTGTAAAAATTCTTCAGTGAAAAGCATGGCGCAATGACAGTAGCTCTGTATGATTGCATATGGCATCATATACATATTCAGTCATTATCCAATTACTTGCTATGGGTTATTTAATTGTCTACGATTTTGTCGTTTCTTACGCCAATCTTAAGAAATACAATAGTTTGATAACTTCAGTCTGTCCTGTTCAGGTACTTGGATCTATTATTGGAGTTATGCTAATCAAAAGAGTATGCCCTAAAGTTGGTCATGGACCTCGTTTAAATGTTGGTATGCATCATGGGGCATTAACAGAAGGACTGCTGACATTCTTCATTGTGCTTGTATCTCTGGGACTCAAGAAAAAAGACCCCAAAAGCTTCTTTATGAAGACCTGGATTTCAAGTGTATGTAAGGGAGCACTTCATATCCTGGGTTCTGATTTAACTGGAGGAATCATGAACCCTGCTTCGGTAAGTgctatatatgttatttttaaaagcatAATGCTTGTCAATCTGAGGTCATGATCTGGTTGCACAAGTACATTTTGTGCCACTCTCATCCTTGTGTTGCCCCCTGATTGAGGGAGATGAACAGTTAGAATTTTCATCGCAAACTAATAGTTGCAAATCAGAATAATGTAAATACCCTCCTAAGAAATTTATCATCACAACGTGAGCAATAGAAAGCACAGTACATATCATACAtcattatatttaaatctattaaTAATGGTGGGATGACTTAGTTGATTAGCAATGT encodes the following:
- the LOC120256600 gene encoding aquaporin SIP2-1-like, whose translation is MAGLILLDMALSFLWVWAGALSKLLIYDYLGVHHYPDADVLKIVVGVTYMFFFAWLTDHTGGASYNPLTVFSSAFSSGVKGFFFVVFVRIPSQVLGSIIGVMLIKRVCPKVGHGPRLNVGMHHGALTEGLLTFFIVLVSLGLKKKDPKSFFMKTWISSVCKGALHILGSDLTGGIMNPASVSAIYVIFKSIMLVNLRS